The proteins below come from a single Candidatus Acetothermia bacterium genomic window:
- a CDS encoding cytochrome c biogenesis CcdA family protein, translating into MHTNVGRSKDTDVWGKPRVRLAVAVGAVVLALGLPVWGTELLFFYDEGCPHCKQVETFLIELRRTIPDLVIQRYEIHTSEGWELLTKLLSVYGANLGPVPMVFVGDVAMVGDTFYGLGPGPQALAGAAQEMALEDAILRAQAAGALSPLDKLPPTATQAILITRAELCPACIELEDRVMRLMERHPDLGVRRISLDEPGTSTTFEKLTRLFGARGEPPALFVGDVAVVGGNLYAPRRDPQPFPSPEAEEALEEAVKRAIASKAASPLDRLALRENLTLGAVVAGAALDSINPCDFAVLVLLLGTLLVVGKRVKVIWAGLAFATGIFVAYFAIGFLLYSVLGLTVGTRAFREPFIIAVSGLAIVVGLWQMKDLLWYGKWFSIEVPERWKPSVKKVTASVASVPGAFVIGLLDSLFLAPCTSGPYIVILTLLSQTATRWQGAGLLLLYNFIFILPMIAITLMVHFGLTTTARAERWRKARLGKLHFATGLVMVLLGVGMIVGVRLGYL; encoded by the coding sequence GTGCACACCAACGTCGGACGGTCCAAGGACACGGACGTCTGGGGCAAGCCCAGGGTCAGGCTCGCGGTTGCCGTGGGGGCGGTGGTGCTCGCCCTCGGTCTGCCGGTCTGGGGGACCGAGCTCCTGTTCTTCTACGACGAGGGCTGCCCCCACTGCAAGCAAGTCGAGACGTTCCTGATCGAGCTCCGGCGGACGATCCCCGACCTCGTCATCCAGCGCTACGAGATCCATACCTCCGAGGGTTGGGAGCTCTTGACGAAGCTCCTCAGCGTGTACGGGGCGAACTTGGGCCCAGTTCCGATGGTGTTCGTAGGGGACGTGGCCATGGTTGGGGACACGTTCTACGGCCTCGGCCCGGGGCCGCAGGCGCTCGCGGGGGCGGCGCAGGAGATGGCGCTGGAGGACGCGATCCTCCGGGCCCAAGCCGCTGGGGCCCTGTCCCCCCTCGACAAGCTTCCCCCCACCGCCACCCAGGCCATACTCATCACCCGCGCCGAGCTCTGCCCGGCGTGCATCGAGCTCGAGGATCGGGTGATGCGGCTCATGGAGCGTCACCCGGATCTCGGGGTGAGACGGATCTCCCTCGATGAGCCGGGCACATCCACCACGTTCGAGAAGCTGACACGCCTGTTCGGGGCCCGGGGCGAGCCCCCGGCCCTGTTCGTCGGCGACGTGGCCGTGGTGGGAGGGAACCTCTATGCTCCCCGGCGCGATCCCCAGCCGTTCCCGAGCCCGGAGGCGGAGGAGGCCCTGGAGGAGGCGGTCAAGCGGGCGATCGCGAGCAAAGCCGCATCTCCTCTTGACCGGCTCGCGCTCCGGGAGAACCTCACCCTGGGGGCAGTGGTCGCCGGGGCGGCCCTCGACTCCATCAACCCCTGCGACTTCGCGGTGCTGGTCCTTCTCCTGGGGACCCTGCTCGTGGTGGGGAAAAGGGTGAAGGTCATCTGGGCCGGACTGGCGTTTGCCACCGGGATCTTCGTGGCCTACTTTGCGATCGGCTTCCTCCTTTACTCCGTGCTCGGGCTCACCGTGGGGACGAGGGCGTTCCGCGAGCCGTTCATCATCGCCGTGTCGGGCCTCGCTATCGTCGTGGGCCTTTGGCAGATGAAGGACCTCCTCTGGTACGGGAAGTGGTTCTCCATCGAGGTTCCGGAGCGGTGGAAGCCGTCGGTGAAGAAGGTCACGGCGTCGGTGGCCTCGGTGCCGGGGGCATTCGTGATCGGCCTCCTCGACTCCCTGTTCCTCGCCCCGTGCACCTCGGGCCCGTACATCGTGATCCTGACCCTCCTCTCCCAGACCGCGACCCGTTGGCAGGGGGCGGGGCTCCTCCTCCTCTACAACTTCATCTTCATCCTGCCGATGATCGCGATCACGCTGATGGTGCACTTCGGGCTCACCACCACCGCCCGCGCCGAGCGGTGGCGGAAGGCGCGCCTCGGGAAACTCCACTTCGCTACCGGCCTCGTGATGGTCCTCCTTGGGGTGGGGATGATCGTGGGGGTGAGGCTCGGGTATCTCTAA
- a CDS encoding thioredoxin family protein yields MTRSALTKAIAVLSVGLIGVAAAAAEVELHYFWSATCPDCQVMKAFLAELSQEYPELVIVAHEVTFNPDNWRLMVTLAQAYGLDREVTPTVIVGSLATAGIGRAVELRIREEVERCLAQGCPSPMERLPDRMRPALSPLEIALLLAVGLVLFLFLWGR; encoded by the coding sequence GTGACGCGTTCAGCACTGACGAAGGCCATAGCGGTGCTCTCGGTTGGGCTCATCGGGGTTGCGGCCGCGGCCGCAGAGGTCGAGCTCCACTACTTCTGGTCCGCGACCTGCCCTGACTGCCAGGTGATGAAAGCGTTCCTCGCGGAGCTCTCCCAGGAGTACCCCGAGCTTGTGATCGTGGCCCACGAGGTCACGTTCAACCCGGACAATTGGCGGCTGATGGTCACCCTCGCCCAGGCCTACGGGTTGGACAGGGAGGTCACCCCCACGGTGATCGTGGGGAGCCTCGCCACGGCCGGGATCGGCCGGGCGGTGGAGCTCAGGATCCGGGAAGAGGTGGAGCGGTGCCTCGCCCAAGGGTGCCCCTCGCCCATGGAACGGCTTCCCGATCGCATGCGGCCGGCGCTGAGCCCGTTGGAGATCGCGCTCCTCCTCGCGGTCGGGCTGGTGCTGTTCCTGTTCTTGTGGGGACGGTAA
- a CDS encoding ABC transporter ATP-binding protein/permease gives MRGILRELWRYRLRLLAGVAALFIVDALQLIAPLIVRSAVNDLVAGVGTELLRYALYLLGIAAVVFVFRFVWRILLFGAGRLIELDLRNRFYTHLLKLSPTYYTEHSTGDLMAHATNDLEAVRRSCSMGVLLASDTLIMVSFSLAAMIGISPRLTMYAFVPLPFITVVVMGFGRLIHRRFEKVQAVFSMLTERVREALSGIRLLRAFAREDGIARVFGGTNREYVDANMSLVRVWGVFQPSIGLLAGMGTGLIMWFGGRGVLAGTLELGDLVAFTSYLGMMVWPMMALGWIVNLLQQGAASMNRIERIFAEVPDIQSPPRPAPLPASTRLEFRRLTFAYPGVERPALRDIDLVVEEGMTLGVVGLTGSGKSTLVRLIPRLYDPPPGSVFLGGVDVRALDLKELRGTIGMVPQDVFLFSATIRDNIAFGRPEASDDEIWHAARLAGLAEEIATFPSGLDTVVGERGLALSGGQRQRVGIARALLLDPPILVLDDALSSVDAQVEEEILGNLREVLRGRTSIVVAHRISAVRDADWTIVLEDGRIVEQGDHDRLVRHGGLYARLNELQQALIR, from the coding sequence ATGCGCGGCATCCTCCGTGAGCTTTGGCGGTATCGGCTGCGCCTCCTCGCCGGCGTCGCGGCGTTGTTCATCGTCGACGCCCTTCAGCTCATCGCTCCCCTCATCGTGCGCAGCGCGGTCAACGACCTCGTGGCCGGGGTCGGCACCGAACTCCTGCGCTACGCCCTGTACCTCTTGGGCATCGCCGCGGTGGTGTTCGTGTTCCGGTTCGTGTGGCGGATCCTCCTCTTTGGCGCCGGGCGTCTGATCGAGCTCGACCTGCGCAACCGGTTCTACACCCACCTCCTCAAGCTCTCCCCCACCTACTACACCGAGCACTCCACCGGGGACTTGATGGCCCACGCCACCAACGACCTCGAGGCGGTGCGGCGGTCGTGCAGCATGGGGGTCCTGCTCGCTTCCGACACGTTGATCATGGTGTCGTTCTCGCTGGCGGCGATGATCGGGATCTCCCCCCGGCTCACCATGTACGCGTTCGTGCCGCTCCCGTTCATCACGGTGGTGGTGATGGGGTTCGGCCGCCTCATCCACCGCCGGTTCGAGAAGGTGCAGGCGGTGTTCTCCATGCTCACGGAGCGGGTGCGAGAAGCGCTCTCCGGGATCCGCCTCCTGCGCGCGTTTGCCCGCGAGGACGGCATCGCCCGGGTGTTCGGCGGCACCAACCGGGAGTACGTGGACGCCAACATGTCCTTGGTGCGGGTGTGGGGGGTGTTCCAGCCGTCGATCGGGCTCCTCGCGGGGATGGGGACGGGGCTGATCATGTGGTTCGGCGGGCGGGGGGTGCTGGCGGGGACGCTCGAGCTGGGGGACCTGGTCGCGTTCACGAGCTACCTCGGGATGATGGTGTGGCCGATGATGGCCCTGGGGTGGATCGTGAACCTCCTCCAGCAGGGGGCGGCGTCGATGAACCGGATCGAGCGCATCTTCGCCGAGGTCCCGGACATCCAGAGCCCGCCGCGGCCGGCCCCGCTTCCGGCCTCGACCCGCCTCGAGTTCCGCAGGCTCACGTTTGCCTACCCCGGGGTGGAGAGGCCAGCCCTGCGGGACATCGACCTGGTGGTGGAGGAGGGGATGACCCTAGGGGTGGTCGGCCTCACCGGGTCCGGCAAGTCCACCCTGGTGCGCCTCATCCCCCGCCTGTACGACCCACCCCCGGGGTCGGTGTTCCTGGGGGGAGTGGACGTGCGTGCCCTTGACCTCAAGGAGCTGCGGGGAACGATCGGGATGGTCCCCCAGGACGTGTTCCTGTTCTCGGCCACGATCCGGGACAACATCGCATTCGGCCGGCCGGAGGCGAGCGATGACGAGATCTGGCACGCGGCGCGCCTCGCCGGCCTTGCCGAGGAGATCGCGACCTTCCCCAGTGGCCTGGACACCGTGGTCGGGGAGCGGGGGCTGGCCCTGTCGGGCGGGCAGCGACAGCGGGTCGGGATCGCCCGGGCCCTGCTCCTCGATCCCCCCATCCTCGTCCTCGACGACGCCCTATCGTCGGTAGATGCCCAGGTGGAGGAGGAGATCCTGGGGAACTTGAGGGAGGTGCTCCGGGGCCGCACCTCCATCGTGGTGGCCCACCGCATCTCCGCAGTTCGGGACGCAGACTGGACCATCGTCCTTGAGGATGGCCGGATCGTGGAGCAGGGCGATCACGACCGGCTGGTGCGACACGGCGGCCTCTACGCCCGCCTGAACGAGCTCCAACAGGCCCTCATCCGATGA
- a CDS encoding ABC transporter ATP-binding protein/permease, with the protein MNGHHDYEEDQIGKAVDVRLMRRLLSYARPYWGLFLAALFLAGGVTVVELAMPYLVKTAVDVVLVPSWLEVATAIPPSPDAVSLGEGRFLVDGRALPEATRQALEEEKAVVGRYLVIAHDDPAAPVAMRYQHVFRDTPVGYAAPESALRSIPPGDLLRLRASSVQLLGLLALAYLGFLALRFGLAYGQVYILQYAGQRIVFDMRRAIFRHLLHLPMGYLDKQPVGRLVTRATNDVAAINDMYTQALVSLAQDFLMMAGVLGIMFALNPRLTLILLACGPPLLALTFWFRGQARDAYRTARRLLARLNAYLAESISGMGIIQLFRQEWASFKRFEDINRGYFRAQLRSIIVYGVFGPVISVMQSMALALLIWYGGRGVLGGVFTLGALVAFTSYIRMLFQPLTDLSEKYNILQAAMAAAERIFGLMNEAEEPSGPRKLPALRGEIEFQDVWFAYQGEDWVLKGVSFRVAPGERVAIVGPTGSGKTTVVSLLLGFYRPQRGRIIVDGVDLADLDLEEYRRQLAVVPQEVFLFSGDVAENIRMWDGKLPPDAAERVAKSVGLHEHLLRLPDGYGTQVKERGVRLSVGERQLLSLARAVAAGPKLIVLDEATANVDSQTEAAVQTALERVMAGRTTIAIAHRLSTIRNADRVLVIHQGRLVEEGTVEALLARKGLFWALWQLQFAGESGRAETR; encoded by the coding sequence ATGAACGGACATCACGACTACGAGGAAGACCAAATCGGCAAGGCGGTCGACGTCCGCCTGATGCGCCGGCTTTTGAGCTACGCCCGTCCGTACTGGGGCCTGTTCCTGGCCGCGCTCTTCCTCGCCGGTGGGGTCACGGTGGTCGAGCTGGCGATGCCGTACCTTGTGAAGACGGCGGTGGACGTGGTGCTCGTGCCGTCATGGCTAGAGGTGGCAACCGCGATCCCACCGAGCCCGGACGCGGTGTCCCTCGGGGAGGGCCGGTTCCTCGTGGACGGTCGCGCGCTCCCCGAGGCCACGCGACAGGCGCTCGAAGAGGAGAAGGCCGTCGTCGGTCGGTACCTCGTCATCGCCCACGACGACCCGGCGGCGCCGGTGGCCATGCGGTACCAGCACGTGTTCCGGGACACCCCGGTCGGCTACGCCGCCCCGGAGAGTGCCCTCCGCTCCATCCCCCCAGGGGACCTGCTGCGCCTGCGGGCGTCGTCGGTGCAGCTCCTGGGGCTCTTGGCCCTGGCGTACCTCGGGTTCCTCGCCCTCCGGTTCGGGCTCGCCTACGGACAGGTGTACATCCTCCAGTACGCCGGGCAGCGCATCGTGTTCGACATGCGGCGGGCCATCTTCCGCCATCTCCTGCACCTCCCGATGGGCTACTTGGACAAACAACCGGTGGGCCGGCTGGTGACGCGGGCCACCAACGACGTGGCCGCGATCAACGACATGTACACCCAAGCCCTGGTCAGCCTGGCCCAAGACTTCCTAATGATGGCCGGGGTGCTGGGGATCATGTTCGCCCTGAACCCGCGGCTCACGCTGATCCTGCTCGCGTGCGGTCCGCCGCTGCTCGCGCTCACGTTTTGGTTCCGGGGCCAAGCCCGCGACGCGTACCGAACCGCCCGTCGGCTCCTGGCCCGCCTCAACGCGTACCTCGCCGAGTCCATCTCCGGGATGGGCATCATCCAGCTGTTCCGCCAGGAATGGGCGAGCTTCAAACGGTTCGAAGACATCAACCGGGGCTACTTCCGGGCCCAGCTGCGGTCGATCATCGTGTACGGCGTGTTCGGGCCGGTGATCTCGGTCATGCAGTCGATGGCCCTGGCTCTCCTCATCTGGTACGGCGGGCGAGGGGTGCTCGGGGGCGTGTTCACGCTCGGGGCCCTCGTCGCGTTCACCAGCTACATCCGGATGCTGTTCCAGCCGCTCACCGACCTCTCGGAGAAGTACAACATCCTCCAGGCGGCGATGGCCGCCGCGGAACGGATCTTCGGGCTCATGAACGAGGCGGAGGAACCATCCGGGCCGCGCAAGCTCCCCGCCCTCCGTGGGGAGATCGAGTTTCAGGACGTGTGGTTCGCGTACCAGGGTGAGGATTGGGTGCTCAAGGGGGTCTCGTTCCGCGTGGCCCCAGGGGAGCGGGTGGCCATCGTCGGCCCCACCGGATCGGGCAAGACCACCGTGGTCAGCCTCCTCCTCGGCTTCTACCGGCCGCAGCGGGGGCGGATCATCGTGGACGGGGTGGACCTCGCGGACCTGGACCTCGAGGAGTACCGGCGGCAGCTGGCCGTGGTGCCGCAGGAGGTGTTCCTGTTCTCCGGGGACGTGGCCGAGAACATCCGGATGTGGGATGGGAAGCTTCCCCCGGATGCGGCGGAGCGGGTGGCGAAGAGCGTGGGGCTCCACGAGCACCTCCTGCGCCTGCCGGATGGGTACGGGACCCAGGTCAAGGAGCGCGGGGTGCGCCTGTCGGTGGGGGAGCGGCAGCTTCTCTCCCTGGCGAGGGCGGTGGCCGCTGGCCCTAAGCTGATCGTGCTGGATGAGGCCACGGCCAACGTGGACTCCCAAACCGAGGCCGCCGTGCAGACTGCGCTCGAACGGGTCATGGCCGGCCGGACCACGATCGCCATCGCCCACCGCCTTTCCACCATCCGCAACGCCGACCGCGTGCTCGTCATCCACCAAGGGAGGCTCGTCGAGGAGGGGACGGTGGAGGCGCTGCTCGCGAGGAAGGGCCTGTTCTGGGCCCTGTGGCAGCTCCAGTTCGCCGGGGAAAGCGGCCGGGCGGAGACGCGATAA
- a CDS encoding DUF3467 domain-containing protein: MPEREMQVGADMDTRKGVYSNLVIVSHQPDEFFLDFLLVDPQAQTPERGQALLVSRVILSPRHMKRLHDAIGENIEKYEKNFGKIVLPPKLT; the protein is encoded by the coding sequence ATGCCAGAACGGGAAATGCAGGTCGGCGCGGACATGGACACGCGGAAAGGGGTCTACTCCAACCTCGTCATCGTCTCCCACCAACCGGACGAGTTCTTCCTCGATTTCCTGCTCGTGGACCCCCAGGCCCAGACCCCGGAACGGGGCCAGGCCCTGCTCGTGTCCCGGGTCATCCTCTCCCCCCGCCACATGAAGCGCCTGCACGACGCGATCGGGGAGAACATCGAGAAGTACGAGAAGAACTTCGGCAAGATCGTGCTCCCGCCCAAGCTCACGTAG